One Actinospica robiniae DSM 44927 genomic region harbors:
- a CDS encoding enoyl-CoA hydratase: MTQYQTIKVERRDRVGLITLHRPEALNALNLQVMHEVVAAAEEFDRDAEIGCLVLTGSEKAFAAGADVKEMQNLEFVDAYREDLFAEWERLTRVRKPIVAAVAGYALGGGCELAMMCDILLAADTAKFGQPEIKLGVIPGMGGSQRLTRAVGKAKAMELCLTGRMMGAEEAERAGLVSRIVPAAELLDEAVKVAATIASMSPLAVLAAKDAVNRAFESTLAEGLRYERRLFHAAFATADQKEGMAAFVEKRPAEFRGR; this comes from the coding sequence ATGACGCAGTACCAGACGATCAAGGTGGAGCGCCGGGACCGGGTCGGGCTGATCACGCTCCACCGCCCGGAGGCTCTCAATGCCCTCAATCTCCAGGTGATGCACGAGGTGGTCGCGGCCGCCGAGGAGTTCGACCGGGACGCGGAGATCGGCTGCCTGGTGCTGACCGGCTCGGAGAAGGCCTTCGCGGCGGGCGCGGACGTCAAGGAGATGCAGAACCTCGAGTTCGTCGACGCGTACCGCGAGGACCTGTTCGCCGAGTGGGAGCGGCTGACCCGGGTGCGCAAGCCGATCGTGGCCGCGGTGGCCGGCTACGCCCTCGGCGGCGGCTGCGAACTGGCCATGATGTGCGACATCCTGCTGGCCGCGGACACGGCGAAGTTCGGCCAGCCGGAGATCAAGCTCGGCGTCATCCCCGGCATGGGCGGCTCGCAGCGGCTCACCCGCGCGGTGGGCAAGGCCAAGGCGATGGAGTTGTGCCTGACCGGCCGGATGATGGGCGCCGAGGAGGCCGAGCGGGCCGGCCTGGTCTCCCGGATCGTGCCCGCGGCGGAACTGCTGGACGAGGCGGTCAAGGTGGCCGCGACCATCGCGTCGATGTCCCCGCTCGCGGTGCTGGCGGCCAAGGACGCGGTCAACCGCGCCTTCGAGTCCACCCTGGCCGAGGGCCTGCGCTACGAGCGGCGGCTGTTCCACGCCGCGTTCGCCACCGCGGACCAGAAGGAGGGCATGGCCGCGTTCGTGGAGAAGCGCCCGGCCGAGTTCCGCGGGCGCTGA
- a CDS encoding BlaI/MecI/CopY family transcriptional regulator has product MARAQGSLASAVLAVLWTAGRPLSPAEVRERLAEPGRRAGSELAYTTVVTVLTRLHEKGALIRERVGRSYRYAPVADEAGLAARRLTDLLDQAADRDAVLSRFVEELSDHDEQVLRELLR; this is encoded by the coding sequence ATGGCGCGCGCCCAGGGCTCGCTCGCCTCGGCCGTCCTGGCGGTCCTGTGGACGGCCGGGCGGCCGCTCAGCCCGGCCGAGGTCCGCGAACGGCTCGCCGAACCGGGCCGGCGCGCCGGCTCCGAGCTGGCCTACACCACCGTCGTCACGGTGCTGACCCGGCTGCACGAGAAGGGCGCGCTGATCCGGGAGCGCGTCGGCCGGTCCTACCGGTACGCGCCGGTCGCGGACGAGGCCGGCCTGGCCGCCCGGCGGCTGACCGACCTGCTCGACCAGGCCGCCGACCGCGACGCGGTGCTCTCCCGCTTCGTCGAGGAGCTCTCCGACCACGACGAGCAGGTGCTGCGCGAGCTGCTGCGCTGA
- a CDS encoding epoxide hydrolase family protein: MSNETAEPFAIAVDEAVLDDLRTRIVHARLPDQTSEAPWSAGTDVGWLSGLLETWAHFDWRAAEQSLNRLPMFRTELDGLRIHFVHQPGNGPRPLPLLLTHGWPSAFTEYQELLPLLTDPGAHGADPSDAFTVVAPSLPGFGFSDRPAAPGVAHPVIADLWARLMRDVLGHRRFGAHGTDIGAGVTARLARQHPDALAGIHLSAAALPLPERSWTAAEERYAEETARWDDAEGAYARVHATRPQTLGVALNDSPAGLASWIGEKYRAWTDGGGDPEARLPFGYLLTLLTIYWATGTAASSIRLYHEYREHARPLDPAERNDVPTGFTVFGHEFAPMPQPPRDLAERHFNVTRWTDQSGGGHFPALEEPELLARELRDFFRPLRD, translated from the coding sequence GTGTCGAATGAAACCGCGGAGCCCTTCGCCATCGCCGTCGACGAGGCGGTCCTCGACGATCTGCGCACCCGGATCGTGCACGCGCGATTGCCCGACCAGACCTCGGAGGCCCCGTGGTCGGCGGGCACGGACGTCGGCTGGCTGAGCGGATTGCTCGAGACCTGGGCCCACTTCGACTGGCGCGCGGCGGAGCAGTCGCTCAACCGGCTGCCGATGTTCCGCACGGAGCTGGACGGGCTGCGGATCCACTTCGTCCACCAGCCCGGCAACGGCCCGCGCCCGCTGCCGCTGCTGCTCACACACGGCTGGCCCAGCGCCTTCACCGAGTATCAGGAGCTGCTCCCGCTGCTCACCGATCCCGGCGCACACGGAGCGGACCCGTCGGACGCCTTCACCGTGGTCGCGCCCTCGCTGCCCGGCTTCGGCTTCTCGGACCGGCCCGCCGCGCCCGGCGTCGCCCATCCGGTCATCGCCGATCTCTGGGCGCGACTGATGCGCGACGTCCTAGGCCACCGGCGGTTCGGGGCCCACGGCACCGACATCGGCGCAGGAGTCACCGCGCGCCTGGCGCGGCAGCACCCTGACGCTCTCGCCGGGATTCACCTGAGCGCCGCCGCACTCCCCCTGCCCGAACGGTCCTGGACCGCGGCCGAAGAGCGGTATGCGGAGGAGACAGCGCGCTGGGACGACGCCGAGGGCGCCTACGCCCGCGTGCATGCCACCAGGCCGCAGACGCTCGGCGTGGCACTCAACGACTCGCCGGCCGGTCTCGCCTCCTGGATCGGCGAGAAGTACCGGGCCTGGACCGACGGCGGGGGCGACCCCGAGGCGCGGCTGCCGTTCGGCTACCTGCTCACCTTGCTGACGATCTATTGGGCCACCGGGACCGCGGCGTCCTCGATCCGGCTCTACCACGAGTATCGCGAGCACGCGCGGCCGCTCGATCCGGCCGAGCGCAACGACGTCCCGACCGGCTTCACCGTCTTCGGGCACGAGTTCGCCCCGATGCCGCAGCCGCCGCGGGATCTGGCGGAGCGCCACTTCAACGTCACCCGGTGGACGGACCAGTCGGGCGGCGGGCACTTCCCGGCGCTCGAGGAGCCGGAGCTGCTGGCCCGCGAGCTGCGTGACTTCTTCCGTCCGCTGCGGGACTGA
- a CDS encoding GNAT family N-acetyltransferase, whose product MAPESTAEQQSPHTGGAFVRRYRDQDAEAVADICLRTADAGRDATGIYQDPAILDHLFAAPYIALDPELAFVLDDGEGRAVGYVLGTDDTHRFADRFRDEWLPRVAGRHAAAPVGDWDGPDELMAWLLHNPDRLKVAGLEAYPGHLHIDLLPSHQRQGHGSTLLARLVRELAERSTPALHVGMLTTNTAARKFYDRLGFHVIPIEDPALTYLGLAVS is encoded by the coding sequence ATGGCACCGGAATCCACCGCAGAGCAGCAGAGCCCTCACACCGGCGGCGCCTTCGTCCGCCGTTACCGCGACCAGGATGCGGAGGCGGTCGCGGACATCTGCCTGCGCACCGCGGACGCGGGGCGGGACGCGACCGGGATATATCAGGACCCGGCGATCCTCGACCACCTGTTCGCGGCCCCCTACATCGCCCTCGACCCGGAGCTCGCCTTCGTGCTCGACGACGGCGAGGGCCGGGCCGTCGGCTACGTCCTGGGCACCGACGACACGCACCGCTTCGCCGACCGCTTCCGCGACGAGTGGCTGCCGCGCGTGGCCGGCCGGCACGCCGCCGCGCCGGTCGGCGACTGGGACGGCCCGGACGAACTGATGGCCTGGCTGCTGCACAACCCGGACCGGCTCAAGGTCGCGGGCCTCGAGGCCTACCCGGGCCACCTGCACATCGACCTGCTGCCCAGCCACCAGCGCCAGGGCCACGGCTCCACCCTGCTGGCGCGCCTGGTGCGCGAGCTGGCCGAGCGCTCGACCCCGGCCCTGCACGTCGGCATGCTCACCACGAACACCGCCGCCCGGAAGTTCTACGACCGGCTCGGCTTCCACGTGATCCCGATCGAGGACCCGGCGCTGACGTATCTGGGGCTCGCCGTCTCCTGA
- a CDS encoding GlsB/YeaQ/YmgE family stress response membrane protein: MFQIVWIVIVGLVLGVLAKLILPGKQAIPIWMTILLGILGAWLGDGVAGWIGVRNTNGIDWIRHALQLAFSVALVALVAPLWVKGRSGPHGGSGRPPTNAGWR, from the coding sequence GTGTTCCAGATCGTCTGGATCGTGATCGTCGGACTGGTCCTCGGCGTGCTCGCCAAGCTGATCCTGCCGGGTAAACAAGCGATCCCGATCTGGATGACCATCCTGCTGGGCATCCTCGGCGCCTGGCTCGGCGACGGCGTGGCCGGCTGGATCGGCGTGCGCAACACCAACGGCATCGACTGGATCCGGCACGCGCTCCAGCTGGCCTTCTCCGTCGCCTTGGTCGCGCTGGTGGCGCCGCTGTGGGTGAAGGGCCGTTCCGGGCCGCACGGGGGATCGGGCCGGCCGCCGACGAACGCCGGCTGGCGCTAG
- a CDS encoding aldo/keto reductase, with protein MEYRTLGASGLLVSAVGLGCNNFGGRLDADRTREVVDAAIEAGVTLFDTADIYGNGGGSETYLGQALKGRRDKVVLATKFGHQNYDMGYGPAAGARAGRSYIRRAVEESLRRLETDYIDLYQLHTPDPLTPIAETLEALSELVREGKVRYIGHSNLAGWQIAEAAHVAQEIGAVPFISAQNEWSLLERRVEAEVVPAAIRYGLGVLPYFPLANGLLTGKVRRATGVPEGSRLASRPERVTEAFLDAVERLAAWGEANGRSVLEIGVGALAAQPGCASVIAGATSAEQVRANASAAEWMPTVLELAEIDEALKPSQGS; from the coding sequence ATGGAATATCGAACTCTGGGTGCGAGCGGCCTTCTGGTCTCCGCCGTCGGCCTCGGCTGCAACAACTTCGGCGGCCGGCTCGACGCGGACCGGACGCGCGAGGTCGTGGACGCGGCGATCGAAGCCGGGGTGACGCTCTTCGACACCGCCGACATCTACGGCAACGGCGGCGGCTCCGAGACCTACCTCGGGCAGGCGCTCAAGGGGCGGCGTGACAAGGTGGTGCTGGCCACGAAGTTCGGCCACCAGAACTACGACATGGGCTACGGCCCGGCGGCCGGCGCCCGGGCCGGGCGCTCCTACATCCGGCGCGCGGTCGAGGAGTCGCTGCGGCGGCTGGAGACCGACTACATCGACCTCTACCAGCTGCACACGCCCGACCCGCTGACCCCGATCGCGGAGACCCTCGAGGCGCTGAGCGAACTGGTGCGCGAGGGCAAGGTGCGCTACATCGGGCACTCCAACCTCGCCGGGTGGCAGATCGCCGAGGCCGCGCACGTGGCCCAGGAGATCGGGGCGGTGCCGTTCATCTCGGCGCAGAACGAGTGGTCGCTGCTCGAGCGCCGGGTGGAGGCGGAGGTCGTGCCGGCCGCGATCCGCTACGGCCTCGGCGTGCTGCCGTACTTCCCGCTGGCCAACGGCCTGCTCACCGGCAAGGTGCGGCGCGCCACCGGCGTGCCGGAGGGCTCCCGGCTGGCCTCGCGGCCGGAGCGGGTGACCGAGGCGTTCCTGGACGCGGTCGAGCGGCTGGCCGCGTGGGGCGAGGCGAACGGCCGCAGCGTGCTGGAGATCGGCGTCGGGGCGCTCGCGGCCCAGCCGGGCTGCGCCTCGGTGATCGCCGGCGCGACCTCGGCCGAGCAGGTGCGCGCGAACGCGTCCGCCGCCGAGTGGATGCCGACCGTGCTGGAGCTGGCCGAGATCGACGAGGCGCTCAAGCCGTCGCAGGGTTCGTAG
- a CDS encoding LLM class flavin-dependent oxidoreductase, giving the protein MALPPLRLGLMFDRSRDPAGLPAFAATAEQAGAQDLWVVEDLGWNGGFTAATAALAATRTLRVGLGIAPAPYRNPALYAMEAATLGRLYPGRFVAGLGHGVTDWMADVGASAASPMALLEETVVAVRALLRGERVKADGREVRLNDVALVHVPDVPPPVFAAAVRRRTLELSGRVSQGTVIAEGHGPDDLTAIRGHLAAGGADAEHELVVFAFARIADDDRGSEQLAEMLAGQAAWLGRPAEQLFAVSGSAASAAEQIRSLEEHGATTVVLRFAGDNPLEQWAQVRAELG; this is encoded by the coding sequence ATGGCACTGCCCCCGCTCCGACTCGGCCTCATGTTCGACCGCTCCCGCGACCCGGCCGGCCTCCCGGCGTTCGCCGCCACCGCCGAACAGGCCGGCGCGCAGGACCTCTGGGTGGTCGAGGACCTCGGCTGGAACGGCGGCTTCACCGCAGCCACCGCCGCGCTCGCCGCCACCCGCACGTTGCGCGTGGGCCTGGGCATCGCGCCCGCGCCCTACCGGAACCCGGCGCTGTACGCGATGGAGGCCGCGACCCTCGGCAGGCTCTACCCCGGCCGCTTCGTGGCCGGCCTCGGCCACGGCGTGACGGACTGGATGGCCGACGTCGGCGCCAGCGCGGCCTCGCCGATGGCGCTGCTGGAGGAGACGGTGGTGGCCGTCAGGGCCCTGTTGCGCGGCGAACGCGTCAAAGCGGACGGCCGCGAGGTGCGGCTGAACGACGTCGCGCTCGTGCACGTGCCGGACGTGCCTCCGCCCGTGTTCGCGGCCGCCGTCCGCCGCCGGACGCTGGAGCTGTCCGGCCGGGTGTCGCAGGGCACGGTGATCGCCGAAGGCCACGGGCCCGACGATCTGACGGCCATCCGCGGCCACCTGGCCGCAGGCGGCGCGGACGCGGAGCACGAGCTGGTCGTCTTCGCATTCGCCCGGATCGCCGACGACGACCGGGGATCCGAGCAGCTGGCCGAGATGCTCGCCGGCCAGGCGGCATGGCTCGGGCGCCCCGCCGAGCAGCTGTTCGCCGTCTCCGGTTCGGCTGCCTCGGCCGCCGAGCAGATCCGCAGCCTCGAGGAACACGGTGCGACGACGGTGGTGCTCCGGTTCGCGGGCGACAATCCGCTGGAGCAGTGGGCTCAGGTGCGCGCGGAGCTCGGCTGA
- a CDS encoding HSP90 family protein codes for MPHESAEDPRSFQVDLRGLVDLLSQHLYSSPRVYIRELLQNAVDAVTARRLRDPEAPSAIRILVHSDGLRIHDPGIGLSEADAHRFLATIGRSSKRGELAEARQEFLGQFGIGLLACFTVAENIRVVTRSAVEPGAPTIQWLATSDGTYTVQRVPAGQELAEPGTTVELSPRPGAERWFVGERVAELARDYGALLPYEVTVEHEDSVVRTTDSPPVWDRAYPSPAARRTALLEYGRAALGFRPLDAVELDLPLVGIRGVGYVLPQPANPTESGRHRIYLKGMLLGDAVGGLLPDWAVFLRCLITTDALKPTASREALYEDDTLAAVREALGGRIRDWLAELAAREPGRLREFLAVHAIGVKALACHDAELLRIMLPHLPFETTDGPVSLAEFAKAHREILVAPSVEEFRQVAAIAAAQGVGVVNGGYTYDGDLVFLLPEILPGVTVRRLGADTITDALDPVDPAEELRLTGFLTAARAVLDPLDCDVVLREFQPYSVSALHVDSQGARQERVRAQTEAESDGLWAELLGALKSDEPRARLVLNHHSPVIRRLTEITDRALLGTAVEALYGQALLMTHRPLRPADTSLLNRAFGDLLGWAMQVARPAADGREAG; via the coding sequence ATGCCGCACGAGTCAGCCGAAGACCCCCGTTCCTTCCAGGTGGACCTGCGCGGCCTGGTGGACCTGTTATCGCAGCATCTTTACTCCAGCCCGCGCGTCTATATACGCGAGCTGCTGCAGAACGCGGTGGACGCGGTGACCGCGCGCCGACTGCGCGACCCGGAGGCGCCGAGCGCCATCAGGATCCTGGTTCACTCGGACGGCCTGCGGATCCACGACCCGGGCATCGGCCTGAGCGAGGCGGACGCGCACCGCTTCCTGGCCACCATCGGCCGCTCGTCCAAGCGAGGCGAGCTGGCCGAGGCGCGGCAGGAGTTCCTGGGACAGTTCGGGATCGGGCTGCTGGCGTGTTTCACGGTGGCCGAGAATATCAGGGTAGTGACGCGGTCGGCGGTGGAGCCGGGCGCCCCGACGATTCAGTGGCTTGCGACGTCGGACGGGACCTACACGGTGCAACGCGTGCCCGCCGGGCAGGAGCTCGCGGAGCCGGGCACGACGGTCGAGCTCTCGCCGCGACCCGGCGCGGAGCGGTGGTTCGTCGGGGAGCGGGTGGCCGAGCTCGCCCGCGACTACGGCGCGCTGCTGCCGTACGAGGTCACCGTCGAGCACGAGGACTCCGTGGTGCGTACCACGGACAGCCCGCCGGTGTGGGACCGCGCGTATCCGAGCCCTGCGGCACGGCGCACCGCGCTGCTGGAGTACGGCCGGGCCGCGTTGGGGTTCCGGCCCCTCGACGCCGTCGAGCTCGACCTTCCGCTGGTGGGCATCCGCGGCGTGGGCTACGTGCTGCCGCAGCCGGCGAATCCGACCGAGTCCGGCCGGCACCGGATCTATCTCAAGGGCATGCTGCTCGGCGATGCGGTCGGCGGGCTGCTGCCGGACTGGGCGGTGTTCCTGCGCTGCCTGATCACCACGGACGCGCTCAAGCCCACCGCGTCGCGCGAGGCGCTGTACGAGGACGACACCCTGGCCGCGGTGCGCGAGGCGCTCGGCGGGCGGATCCGGGACTGGCTGGCCGAGCTCGCCGCCCGGGAGCCGGGCCGGCTGCGCGAGTTCCTGGCCGTGCACGCGATCGGGGTCAAGGCGCTGGCCTGCCACGACGCCGAACTGCTGCGGATCATGCTGCCGCACCTGCCGTTCGAGACGACCGACGGCCCGGTCTCGCTGGCCGAGTTCGCCAAGGCCCACCGGGAGATCCTCGTCGCGCCGTCGGTCGAGGAGTTCCGCCAGGTCGCCGCGATCGCCGCGGCGCAGGGCGTCGGCGTGGTCAACGGCGGCTACACCTATGACGGCGACCTGGTCTTCCTGCTGCCGGAGATCCTGCCCGGCGTGACCGTGCGGCGCCTGGGAGCGGACACCATCACCGACGCGCTCGATCCGGTGGACCCGGCCGAGGAGTTGCGGCTGACCGGCTTCCTCACCGCGGCCCGGGCCGTACTCGACCCACTGGACTGCGACGTCGTCCTGCGCGAGTTCCAGCCGTACTCGGTCAGTGCCCTGCACGTCGACTCGCAGGGCGCCCGGCAGGAGCGGGTCCGCGCGCAGACCGAGGCGGAGTCGGACGGGCTGTGGGCCGAGTTGCTCGGCGCGCTCAAGTCGGACGAGCCGCGGGCTCGGCTGGTGCTCAACCACCACAGCCCGGTGATCCGCCGGCTCACCGAGATCACCGATCGGGCGCTGCTCGGCACGGCGGTGGAGGCGCTCTACGGCCAGGCGCTGCTGATGACGCACCGGCCGCTGCGCCCGGCCGACACCTCGCTGCTGAACCGGGCCTTCGGCGACCTGCTCGGCTGGGCCATGCAGGTCGCCCGTCCGGCGGCGGACGGGCGGGAGGCGGGATGA
- the gndA gene encoding NADP-dependent phosphogluconate dehydrogenase yields MTEQAKAQIGVTGLSVMGRNLARNLARHGYRVALHNRSVERTRSLMAEHGDEGDFVPSESMEQFVDSLARPRAVIVMVKAGSATDAVIEQLVGLLDPDDIVIDCGNTHFTDTIRREKDLAAKKLHFVGTGVSGGEEGALNGPSIMPGGSAQAYRTLGPIFEAIAAQVDGTPCAVHVGPDGAGHFVKMVHNGIEYADMQLISESYDLLRSGLGASPAEIAEIFREWNGGELESFLIEITADVLAHTDAATGGPFIDVVADRAEQKGTGRWTVQSALDLGIPITGIAEATFARSLSGHADQREAAQRVYRDRAADADPASVVGDRKQFIEDVRNALYASKIVAYAQGFDHIQAGSEQYGWDIDRGAMATIWRGGCIIRARFLDRIREAYADSPKLESLLVAPYFADAVAAGAESWRRVIATAVRAGVPTPTFSSSLAYLDALRRPRLPAALIQGLRDNFGAHTYERVDRPGTFHTLWAGDGSEVEA; encoded by the coding sequence ATGACCGAGCAGGCAAAGGCCCAGATCGGCGTCACCGGGCTGTCCGTGATGGGCCGCAACCTGGCCCGCAATCTCGCCCGGCACGGCTACCGGGTGGCGCTGCACAACCGCAGCGTGGAGCGCACCCGCAGCCTGATGGCCGAACACGGGGACGAGGGCGACTTCGTCCCGAGCGAGTCGATGGAGCAGTTCGTCGACTCGCTCGCCCGCCCCCGCGCGGTCATCGTCATGGTCAAGGCGGGTTCGGCGACCGACGCGGTGATCGAGCAGCTCGTCGGCCTGCTCGATCCGGACGACATCGTCATCGACTGCGGCAACACCCACTTCACCGACACGATCCGGCGGGAGAAGGACCTCGCGGCGAAGAAGCTGCACTTCGTCGGCACCGGCGTGTCCGGCGGCGAGGAGGGGGCGCTGAACGGGCCGAGCATCATGCCAGGCGGGTCGGCGCAGGCCTACCGCACGCTCGGCCCGATCTTCGAGGCCATCGCCGCGCAGGTGGACGGTACGCCGTGCGCCGTGCACGTGGGCCCGGACGGCGCCGGCCACTTCGTGAAGATGGTGCACAACGGCATCGAATACGCCGACATGCAGCTGATCTCCGAGTCCTACGACCTGCTGCGTTCCGGGCTCGGCGCTAGCCCGGCCGAGATCGCCGAGATCTTCCGCGAGTGGAACGGCGGCGAGCTCGAGTCCTTCCTGATCGAGATCACCGCGGACGTGCTCGCGCACACCGACGCCGCCACCGGCGGGCCGTTCATCGACGTCGTGGCCGACCGGGCCGAGCAGAAGGGCACCGGCCGCTGGACCGTGCAGAGCGCGCTCGACCTCGGCATCCCGATCACCGGGATCGCCGAGGCGACCTTCGCCCGCTCCCTGTCCGGACACGCCGACCAGCGCGAGGCCGCGCAGCGCGTCTACCGCGACCGGGCCGCCGACGCCGACCCGGCCAGTGTGGTGGGCGATCGCAAGCAGTTCATCGAGGACGTCCGCAACGCGCTGTACGCGTCGAAGATCGTCGCGTACGCGCAGGGCTTCGACCACATCCAGGCGGGCAGCGAGCAGTACGGCTGGGACATCGACCGCGGGGCGATGGCCACGATCTGGCGCGGTGGCTGCATCATCCGGGCGCGCTTCCTCGACCGGATCCGCGAGGCCTACGCCGACTCCCCGAAGCTGGAGTCCCTGCTGGTGGCGCCCTACTTCGCGGACGCCGTGGCGGCGGGCGCGGAGAGCTGGCGGCGGGTGATCGCCACGGCCGTGCGCGCGGGCGTGCCGACGCCGACCTTCTCCTCATCCCTGGCCTACCTCGACGCGCTGCGCCGCCCGCGCCTGCCCGCCGCGCTCATCCAGGGCCTGCGCGACAACTTCGGCGCGCACACCTACGAGCGGGTCGACCGTCCCGGCACCTTCCACACGCTCTGGGCCGGCGACGGGAGCGAGGTCGAGGCCTGA
- a CDS encoding CGNR zinc finger domain-containing protein, which produces MAGESAQVEADTELLAGFLNTLDQRSFSRRGQRFEPHDELDSPAALGRWLTGQGLVAQPRATAADLADALALRAGLRENLRAALEEGLSADPAAAADPAEATGLGYPLRLAADPSGELSLVCTPPRSGEASQALATLVAAVATAAIRGGWRRVRLCAAPECRWAFVDTSRRGDRRWCSAASCGNRHKTADYRARGRTGSSGVSPAADGRSHAARGPAAPAPRAPGSARRPTGPSTG; this is translated from the coding sequence ATGGCAGGTGAGAGTGCGCAGGTCGAGGCGGACACGGAGCTGCTTGCCGGCTTCCTCAACACTCTCGACCAGCGCAGCTTCAGCCGACGCGGTCAGCGCTTCGAGCCGCACGACGAGCTCGACTCTCCGGCCGCGCTCGGCCGCTGGCTCACGGGGCAGGGCCTCGTCGCGCAGCCGCGGGCCACGGCGGCGGACCTCGCCGACGCGCTCGCTCTGCGCGCCGGCCTGCGCGAGAACCTGCGAGCGGCGCTGGAGGAGGGCCTGAGCGCGGATCCCGCCGCCGCTGCCGACCCGGCCGAGGCGACCGGCCTCGGCTATCCGCTGCGCCTGGCGGCGGATCCGTCCGGCGAGCTGTCCCTGGTCTGCACCCCGCCGCGATCGGGCGAAGCGAGTCAGGCGCTTGCGACGCTCGTCGCCGCGGTGGCGACGGCCGCGATCCGAGGCGGCTGGCGCCGGGTGCGGCTGTGCGCCGCGCCGGAATGCCGGTGGGCCTTCGTCGACACCTCCCGCCGGGGCGACCGGCGCTGGTGCTCCGCCGCTTCCTGCGGCAACCGCCATAAGACCGCTGATTACCGGGCCCGCGGCCGGACCGGATCGTCCGGCGTCAGTCCCGCAGCGGACGGAAGAAGTCACGCAGCTCGCGGGCCAGCAGCTCCGGCTCCTCGAGCGCCGGGAAGTGCCCGCCGCCCGACTGGTCCGTCCACCGGGTGA
- a CDS encoding phosphatase PAP2 family protein, translating to MPIVPAASAAPVPTSPIVHAGLAAQAGTASASTADEDWYRSITSFAQHTPWLQSAMEFYTVAGIGLLLLLALYAAWTARARADQARMAAVIWLGLGTALSISCGLVLKQVFQESRPCQTIHVATVQACPGPTDYSFPSDHTIFAFALAVGLWIVSRRLGGIAVVLAALEGFSRVYLGQHYPHDVIAGASVSIVILLVGWTFARRPLNTAVARLETTPLRPLLTSAPANPSGGEPAATAQAAFGRDRR from the coding sequence ATGCCCATAGTGCCCGCCGCATCCGCCGCCCCCGTTCCGACCTCCCCGATCGTCCACGCCGGTCTGGCCGCCCAGGCCGGCACGGCGTCGGCCAGCACGGCCGACGAGGACTGGTACCGCTCCATCACCTCCTTCGCCCAGCACACGCCCTGGCTGCAGAGCGCGATGGAGTTCTACACCGTCGCCGGGATCGGGCTGCTGCTCCTGCTGGCGCTCTACGCCGCCTGGACCGCGCGCGCCCGGGCGGACCAGGCGAGGATGGCGGCGGTGATCTGGCTGGGCCTCGGCACGGCCCTGTCGATCAGCTGCGGCCTGGTGCTCAAACAGGTCTTCCAGGAGAGCCGGCCGTGCCAGACCATCCACGTGGCCACGGTCCAGGCGTGTCCCGGGCCCACGGACTACTCGTTCCCCTCCGACCACACCATCTTCGCCTTCGCGCTCGCGGTCGGGCTGTGGATCGTCAGCCGCAGGCTCGGCGGGATCGCCGTCGTCCTCGCCGCCCTCGAGGGCTTCTCGCGGGTCTACCTCGGCCAGCACTACCCGCACGACGTGATCGCGGGCGCGAGCGTGAGCATCGTGATCCTGCTGGTCGGCTGGACCTTCGCCCGGCGCCCGCTGAACACCGCGGTGGCGCGCCTGGAGACGACGCCGCTGCGCCCGCTGCTCACCAGCGCCCCGGCGAACCCTTCGGGCGGCGAGCCCGCGGCCACCGCGCAGGCCGCCTTCGGCCGCGACCGCCGCTGA
- a CDS encoding DedA family protein — protein MSAPAQLPGFLEALAPLLDRWGYAAVAFLLFVEDFGVPAPGETVLIAASVYAGAGRLNIFAVGLIGFVAALLGDNVGYLIGRFGGRALVLRYGRYVMITEERLDKAQDFFNRHGGKIVTVARFIEGLRQANGIIAGISGMHWLKFFAYNALGAALWVATWTSVGYLAGDHIEAIYHAIGRYSLYILAAAAVAVVFFILRRRRKHAAEQHKGTDTNTDTNTDTDADDGSAGSEKTSEPEPGEPER, from the coding sequence GTGAGCGCCCCCGCCCAACTGCCCGGATTCCTCGAGGCCCTCGCCCCGCTGCTCGACCGCTGGGGTTACGCCGCGGTCGCCTTCCTGCTGTTCGTGGAGGACTTCGGGGTCCCCGCGCCGGGCGAGACCGTGCTCATCGCCGCCTCGGTCTACGCCGGGGCCGGCCGGCTCAACATCTTCGCCGTCGGCTTGATCGGCTTCGTCGCCGCGCTGCTGGGCGACAACGTCGGCTACCTGATCGGCCGCTTCGGCGGCCGCGCGCTGGTGCTGCGCTACGGCCGCTACGTCATGATCACCGAGGAGCGCCTGGACAAGGCGCAGGACTTCTTCAACCGGCACGGCGGCAAGATCGTCACGGTGGCCCGGTTCATCGAGGGGCTGCGCCAGGCGAACGGGATCATCGCCGGGATCAGCGGCATGCACTGGCTGAAGTTCTTCGCCTACAACGCGCTCGGCGCCGCGCTCTGGGTGGCCACCTGGACTTCGGTCGGGTACCTGGCCGGCGACCACATCGAGGCCATCTACCATGCGATCGGCCGATACTCGCTCTACATCCTGGCCGCCGCGGCCGTCGCCGTCGTGTTCTTCATCCTGCGGCGCAGGCGCAAACACGCGGCGGAACAGCACAAGGGCACTGACACGAACACTGACACGAACACTGACACGGACGCCGACGACGGATCAGCAGGCTCCGAAAAGACGTCGGAGCCCGAGCCCGGCGAGCCGGAGCGCTGA